GATTTTGGTTTTTCTAACTCCAACCATGATCTGTTCTAGAATCAGTCATTGCATTGGTGCGAGGTTAAAGAGGAGGCTGAAGAATGTGCAATTCAGCAGAGCCAAAGGTCATCTGTGTCACTACGAGTTGAATCATCCCAGGCAAGTCTTAGTCACttaaataaattgaaataaacAGCTGCATTATATAAACATAGATCAAAAAAACACAGGTTCTTCTGGAACCAGACTGGTTCATTATTTAGTCTTAAAGGTTTACACAGtggaattacattttgatatcTTCCTAATTGACATTCAATTGCTCTACAGTATGGGCCAACCCAGTCTGTATCACACAAGTTCCACAGGTGGAATTTGCATGTGATGTAGATCCTCtgttgaatcatgttttctgtaTCAGGTGCTGCCTTCACCAGTACTAGTCAAAGAGGAGTCTGAAGAAACCTCCCTTCAGCCAGAAGATAAAGAGAAATCCTTAATTACTGTGAAGAAGGAAGAGAATGAAGACTGGTTAAAGTCAGATGATGAGGATGTTGTGAAAGTGACTGTGCCTTGGGAGGCATTGGAAACATCACCAACATCATCAGGCTCAGATACAGAGGACAGTGAGATGGAAGGTGATGCAGTCCAGGTGAGTTCAATGGTTTAAAGATAtcacgtacagtggggagaacaagtatttgatacacggccgattttgcaggttttcccacttacaaagcatgtagatgtctgtcatttttatcataggtactcttcaactgtgagtgacggaatctaaaacaaaaatccagaaaatcacattgtatgattttaagtaattaatttgcattttattgcatgacataagtatttgatacatcagaaaagcagaacttaatatttggtacagaaacctttgtttgcaattacagagatcatacgtttcttgtagtacttgaccaggtttgcacacactgcagccgggattttggcccactcctccatacagacca
The nucleotide sequence above comes from Esox lucius isolate fEsoLuc1 chromosome 8, fEsoLuc1.pri, whole genome shotgun sequence. Encoded proteins:
- the LOC105025908 gene encoding uncharacterized protein LOC105025908; translation: MEASTPQSTGSDRSQVESGHHQLKMDPVERYGGYESGRQPEKNQSLHWCEVKEEAEECAIQQSQRSSVSLRVESSQVLPSPVLVKEESEETSLQPEDKEKSLITVKKEENEDWLKSDDEDVVKVTVPWEALETSPTSSGSDTEDSEMEGDAVQVAASSNKKKRCEVCGPKKDRKTQYTCIKCKKNVKTMGV